The following is a genomic window from Clostridium sp..
GACATACCCCATGCTGAGTTCAATATAGTCCTGTCACCCTGGATAGGAATAAAGACAGCCGAGCTTTTGAAGAAAAAATTTGACACACCTTATATTCACTGCCCTGTACTTCCTATTGGAGGAGCTGAAACTTCAAAATTTTTGAGGAAAATTGCAGAATTTGCAGGTGTTGATAAAAAAATTGTAGACAGAGTAGTGGAAAGGGAAGAAAATGAGTATTATCATTATTTAACCAGATTTGCAGATTTTTTTGTAGAATTCAGATATGATCTTCCCAAAAGATTTTTTAATATAAATGATTCCATATATGCACTGGCTATAAGCAAATTTTTATCAAATGATCTTGGACTCCTGCCGGGACATCAATTTATAACAGAGGATGTACCCAAGGTGTTTAGAGAGAATATCAGGAGCTATTTTAAAAATATTGCTCCAGGTATACCCTGTGAAATAACTTTTTCTCAGGACGGGGGAGTAATCAATGAAAAATTATCGGCATTTCATATAAAAACAGTACCGTTGATACTTGGAAGTTCATGGGATGTAGATATTGCTTCAAAGCTTGGAGGTATAAATTTAAGTGTTGCACTGCCTGTATCGGACAGAATAGTACTTGATCACAATTATGTTGGATATACTGGAGGTCTGAATTTAATAGAAGATATATACAATAAAATACTGTCAAGACATAGTTAGGAGGTAATTTTTATGTCAATCAATTTGAAAAACTCTCTTGCACCGTCGAGAGAAAGCCGACTGGGAGCAATTACGGGTTACGTGGGAAATCTCAATGACCTTGTAAGCAGATCCCAAAATGGTACTTTGAACAACAGGGAGAGATGTTTCAGCCAGTCAAGCTCCTGCAATGCAGGCTGTGCACTTGGACAGCTGTCTGGGATAAGGGATATTGCCGTAATAAACCATGCTCCCTCGGGATGTACTGCCATGGCTGCCAACATAAATGTAACAAACAGCCAGATGGCAGCTAAAAGGGGAATTGTAAACAACACTGTATTTGTGGGAACCGATATGAATGAAAGGGATACTGTATTTGGTGCAGCAGGTAGCCTTGGAGATATCATAAGAGAGGTATATGAAAGATACAAGCCTAAAGCCATATTTGTAGGAACATCCTGTGCTTCCGGAATTATAGGTGAGGATGTAGATAGTGTAATTGAAAAATCAAGGGAGGAAATACCGGTTCCCATAGCGGCAGTGCACTGTGAAGGTTTCAGATCCAGAGTGTGGGCATCAGGTTTTGATGCATCGGATCATGCAGTCCTAACGAGTATTGTAAAACCGCCCCTACAAAAACGAAATATAATAAATTTCAAAAACTTTTATGAAAGTGCACGAAACGAAATAACCGATATATTTGCAAATTTTGGAGTAAAACCCGTGTTCCTGTATCAGAATTCAACTGTAGAGGAGCTGGAACACCTGTCAGAGTCACTTGCCACTGTATGTATATGCGGTACTCTTGGAACATACCTTGGAAACGGGCTCGAGGAGAAATATGGAGTTCCCTATATAAGGACCATAAATCCACTTGGTGTTACCGGTTTTGAAACATGGCTGAGGCAGATAGGAAAGGTAATAAAAAAGGAAAGTGAAGTTGAAAATTATATAGAAGGGGAAAGGAAAAAATATATCCCCAAAATAGAAAAGGTTAAAGAGGAGTTGAAAGGACTCCGTGCAGTTCTTGGAATGGGACCCGGCTATACCTTTGAAGTTGCGAGAGTGCTCCAGGAACTTGGAATTGAAGTAGTATGGGCGGCATCCTGGCATTATGACAGAAAACATGACAATAATAATCTTCCGCCTGCAGCCAGCTATCTGTATAAAAATTCACCTGACAATATAAAGCTGAGTGTAACTGAGCAGCAAAACTATGAAGTGCTAAATATATTGAATGAATACAAGCCGGACATATATTTTTCGAGACATCCAGGTACTACTGTGTGGGCAATAAAACAGGGTGTTCCTGCACTCTGTGTAAATGACGAGTATATGATATTTGGTTACAGAGGAACACTGAATTTTGCATATAGTGTTCTTGATACCATTAAAAATAGAAGCTTTGAGAAAAATCTTGCCTCAAGGGTAAAGCTCCCGTACACGGATTGGTGGTACAAGCAGAAAAACTCGGCATTTTTCAAAAAATACAAAGCAGAAAAGGAAAAGGTGAAGTAATATGTCAAAAATACTGGACCAGCCAAGATATAAATGTGCCATGGCTGCCATGCAGACTGTACATGGAATAACAAATGCTATTCCAATCCTGCATTCCGGCCCTGGATGCGCAGAAAAACTTGAGAGGGATTTTGGAAGCTCGGGACATTTTTCATCCCATATATTTCCCTGCACAAATATAAGTGAAAAAGAGGTAATATTCGGAGGCGAAAAAAAACTGAAAGAAACTATAGAAAATGCACTGAAGGTCGTTGATGCAGACCTGTATGTAGTTCTTACCAGCTGCAGCTCGGAAATAGTCGGAGATGATTCGGAGGAAATTGTAAAATCATTCAAGAACTCAGAAAAACCGGTTATATACGCCTCGACACCGGGATTTAAAGGGAATAATTATCTCGGACACGAGTGGGTTGTAAAGGCGATAATAGAACAGTATTTAAAACCTTCGGATAAAAAGACAAAGGGACTTGTAAATATATGGGCAGGTATTCCCCTTCATGACCCATTCTGGGCAGGAAATTTGAGAGAACTTGAGAACCTCGTTTCACAGCTTGGACTGACACCTAATACAATATTTGGATATGGAAGAGGGATAAAAAATATAGACAAGATACCGGAAGCCGAATTCAATCTTCTGGTATCGCCCTGGGTTGGAATTGAAAATATGGAACTTTTAAAGAGCAAATTTGGTACTCCATATTTCCACTACCCGGTTCTTCCCATAGGAGCTTTTGAAACTAGCAAATTTTTGAGAGCTGTAGGTGAATTTGCAGGAATAGACGGAAAAAAGGTTGAAAAAATTGTAAACAGGAATGAAGAAGAATATTATTACTATATAGAGAGATTCGCAGATGTATTTCTGGAAACCCGTGTTATGTCCAAAAGATTTGTTGTGGTTTCCGATTCGCAGTATACTCTGGCTGTGACGAAGTTTTTGATAAACGATCTTGGACTGTTTCCATCTAAGCAGTATATAATTGATGATGCACCTCTAAAATATCAAGATGACATAAAAGGATATTTTAAAGAATTAAACGATGGTATAGAAGCAGAAGTAGAGTTTACAACGGACGGCTACAAAATAGATGAGGAGATCAGAAACACGGATTATTATGGATATCCGCTGATAATAGGAAGCTCGTGGGAGAAAAAGATTGCCAGTGAGACAAAAGCACATTATATAACGATATCATGGCCTGTTTTTGAGAGGCTCATAATAAGCAGCTCCTATGTAGGCTATAATGGAGGCCTTAGGCTGTTGGAAGACATATATTCAGTGGTGCTTACTAGATTTAATTAATAAATAAATCAAAAAAAGTTAAATTTGCTATTGACAATTATATTTAAATTAAGTATGATATATACAATAATTAAATATGGATCTTATCGAGAGTGGTGGAGGGACTGGCCCTATGATGCCCGGCAACCTGAATAATGTATTGTTCAATGGTGCTAATTCCAGCAGGTTAAACCTGGAAGATGAGAAATTTTGAAAGATTTAAGTCTTATAGTTTCTCTGTAAGATTTTTTATTTTTGATTGACTAGAAAACTAGAGGTCAAATTCTACAGGATATTTATTGAATGTATCTTGTAAGAAGTTGGCCTTTTTGTTTTCTATTGATAATTTATTCTGATTTACTTTAAAATATTTAGGAGGAAAATTAAATGAGACAAGTAGCTATTTACGGAAAAGGTGGAATTGGAAAGTCCACTACAACACAGAATCTTACTGCAGGACTGGCAGAGTTGGGAAAACATGTTATGGTAGTAGGATGTGATCCGAAGGCAGATTCCACGAGGTTGCTTTTGGGAGGATTGGCTCAGAAGACAGTCCTGGATACATTGAGGGAAGAAGGAGAAGATGTCGATCTTGATGCAATATTGAAGACAGGCTTTGGAAACATAAAGTGTGTTGAATCAGGAGGACCGGAACCGGGAGTTGGATGTGCAGGAAGGGGAATAATAACTTCCATCAACATGCTTGAACAGCTTGGTGCATATACGGATGATCTTGATTATGTTTTCTACGATGTACTTGGTGATGTTGTATGCGGTGGTTTTGCAATGCCTATACGTGAAGGAAAAGCACAGGAGATATATATAGTAGCCAGCGGTGAAATGATGGCAATGTATGCGGCAAACAACATATCAAAGGGTATAAGCAAATTTGCAAATGCCGGTGGAGTAAGACTGGGAGGAATAATATGCAACAGCAGAAAGGTTGACAATGAATATGAACTGCTTGATGCATTTGCTAAAAAGCTGGGAAGCCAGTTGATATATTTCGTACCGAGGAGTCCGGAGGTTACAAAGGCAGAAATAAACAAGCAGACTGTCATACAATATGATCCTAAGGCTAAACAGGCAGATGAGTATAGATCACTAGCTAAAGCCATAGACGGAAATGACATGTTTGTAATTCCAAAACCTATGGCACAGGAGGAATTGGAATCAATAATGCTGGAACACGGTCTTATTGGATAATAAGCAATGTTATTTAGTTGATCAGAAAAACTGAAGGCTAAAGAAATTGAAATTTTCTTTAGCCTTTTTTATTAATAATTGGGAGGAAATTTATGAGTATAGAAGCAGCAAAAAATATTGACAGTAAAACACTTCAACATCCATGTTACAACTGTATTGCCCATAAGTATGCAAGAATGCATATACCGGTAGCTCCAAAATGCAATGTAAGCTGTAATTTTTGTAATAGAAAGTATGACTGTGTAAATGAGACAAGACCGGGAGTTACAAGTGAGGTCCTGACTCCTGAGGGTGCAAGAGATAGATTCAAGGTTGTGAAAGAAAAACTGAATAATTTGACTGTAGTTGGAATAGCCGGGCCGGGAGATCCACTTGCAAATTTTGAAGAGACAAAAAGGTCAATAGAACTTATAAAAGAAGTTTCTCCTAATATTACATTCTGTCTTTCAACTAATGGACTGATGCTTCCGTTTTATGCAGATGAACTTATAAAGCTTGGAGTCAGCCACATAACGATAACAATAAATGCGGTTGATCCGAAAATAGGTGGACAAATCTACAAGTTCGTAAATTATCTGGGGAAAAAATATGAAGGTGAAGAAGCAGGAAGAATATTACTTCATAATCAGCTTTCAGGATTGAAGTATATTACCCAGAAGGGAATTGTATCGAAAGTAAACATCGTTCTTATAAAAGGGATAAATGATAATCATGTACATGATATAGTTAAAATGGCAAAAGAATGTGGTGCATATATGACCAATATAATGCCGCTTATACCGGTTGAGGGAAGTGTATTTCAAGATAGACCTACTGTAAATGATTTTGAACTGAACAAGATAAGGAAGGAATGCGGTGAAGATTTGAAGCAGATGTATCACTGCAAACAGTGCAGGGCAGATGCAATAGGAACACTTGAAGATGATGTATCGGCTGAATTCAGGGGAATTGATTTGAAAGGTATAAACAAAATTGACAACAAGAAGATAAAATTCAGATTTGCAGTTGCAACTAAATCAGGTGTAAGTATAGATGAACATTTTGGACATGCAACGCAGTTATATATATATGATGCCATAAATGGAAAAACTACTTTTGTTGAAAAGAGAAATGTGGATAAGTTCTGCAGTGGAGTAGATGAATGCAGCGGACATGATGACAGAATAACGCGTATTGTAGATGCAGTAAGTGACTGTAATGCAGTTCTGGCTTTGAGGGCAGGATTTGAACCTATAAATTTACTGGGCAGCAAAGGTATAAAGTTGTTCCAGATGTATGATCAGATAGAAAAGGGCATAAAACATGCCGTGGAATTATTGGAAAAAAGTTGACCAGAAATACTGGAGGCTAGGTATTTGTCCACTAGACAAATGTTTAGCCTCCTTTTCATATATTAAGTAATGTTTATTTTTATAGAAGGAGATGTGATTATGTCTATTAATGTTAAGAGTATAGAGGCTCCAACAAGAGAAAGCAGACTCAAATCCATTACAGGATATGATGGAACTATAAAAGATCTTGTCAAAAAAGCACAATCTGGATGTCTTAAAAATAGAGAAAGATGTTTCAGCCAGGCCAGTAACTGCAGTTCTGGATGTGCACAGGGATATTTATCAAGTATAGTCGATGCCGCTATTGTAAACCATGGAGCAGTTGGCTGTTCAGCAGATGTAATAGGAGAAACCACAGGTTTAAAATGGGGTCAGAATATAAGGAGTTGGGAAAAGACAAATGTTAAGTTGATAAATACCAACATGACAGAAGATTCTACGGTATTCGGAGGAAAGAACAAACTAAGGGAAGGTATAAGGGAGGCTTATAAAAGATTTAATCCTAAAGCTATATTTATAACTACCTCATGTGCTTCAGCAATTATTGGTGATGATATCAAAGCTATTGCAGATGAAATAGAAAGTGAAATAAAGATTCCGGTAGTTCCAGTATTGTGTGAAGGTTTCAGGTCGAAAATATGGGCTTCAGGGTTTGATTCAGCATTTCAGGCACTTCTGACGCGTATAGTAAAGCCGCCGAGAAAAAAGCGTCCTGAACTTATAAACATGATACAATTCAGTGGAAGCGGTAGAAAATATATAACTGAAATATTATCTGAGTTAGGACTTGTTCCTCAATTTGGTATTCCATATTCCAGTATAGATGAAATATCCAGAATGTCTGAAGCCGCAGCTACAATTAGCGTATGTGGAACCCTTGGAAGCTATTTTGGGAATGGACTTGAACAGAAGTATGGGGTTCCGTATGTAAAAACTATACAACCTCATGGAGTTGCAGGAATGGACAGCTGGCTGAGAGAGCTTGGGAAAGTAGTTGGAAAAGAAAAAGAAGTAGAAGATTATATAATAAAAGCAAAAGAAGAAATAAAGCCTGAGCTTGAAAAAATCAGAGAAAAGCTTAGAGGAAAAAAGGCTGTAGTAGGTATGGGCCCAAGTTTTTCACATAATTATGTAAGGGTGCTGAACGAGCTTGGCATTGAAGTAGTATGGGGTATTTCATGGCATTTTGATCAACATTATGATCATGGAAGTGTACCTGAATCTTCTATTACATTATCTAACAAGGACAAGGATATTCCTGTAAGTGTATGTGACGGGCAAAATTTTGAAGTATTGAATCTGTTAAATAAAATAAAACCTGATCTCTATATATCAAGACATCCAGGTACTACGGTATGGCCGAGTAAAATGGGGATACCGTCCATAATGGTAGCAGATGAATATACAGCTTTTGGATATAAAGGAATTATAAGCTTTGGACATAGAATAATAGATACTTTAGAGAATAACAGTTTATCTGAAGAATTATCTAAGAGGATAAAATTACCGTATAAATCATGGTGGTTTAAACAGGATGCATTTAAATTTCTTGAAGGTGAGGCGAAATAATGAGCAATCTAGTTGAGCAATTAAGACATGCATGTGCCCTTGGAAGTTATGAATCAGTACTTGCAATAGATAGAGCAGTTCCAATTATACACTCAGGACCTGGTTGTGCAGCTAAAATATGGGCAACACTTGGGCTGCAAAATGGATGTCAGGGAACAGGTTACATAGGAGGACATTCAATACCTTGTACAGACGTAGGAGAAAAAGAGGTAATATTTGGTGGAACTGATAAACTGGAAAAGGTAATTTCAAATTCTTT
Proteins encoded in this region:
- a CDS encoding nitrogenase component 1 — encoded protein: MDELLEEPRHFCALGAQQTVSAIEGAIPILHAGPGCSAKLFAGMAGCGGYQGTGYAGGDAIPCSNMVERDVVFGGKKKLKELIEGTLGIMKGDFFVVLTGCTSDIIGEDVGSIVGEFQRKGVPIVYAETGGFKGDSYAGHELVMEAIINQYLKDDGRRIPGLVNIFSSVPMHDPFWEGDLREIKKLLGSIGLKANILFGYDSGGINAINDIPHAEFNIVLSPWIGIKTAELLKKKFDTPYIHCPVLPIGGAETSKFLRKIAEFAGVDKKIVDRVVEREENEYYHYLTRFADFFVEFRYDLPKRFFNINDSIYALAISKFLSNDLGLLPGHQFITEDVPKVFRENIRSYFKNIAPGIPCEITFSQDGGVINEKLSAFHIKTVPLILGSSWDVDIASKLGGINLSVALPVSDRIVLDHNYVGYTGGLNLIEDIYNKILSRHS
- a CDS encoding nitrogenase component 1, which gives rise to MSINLKNSLAPSRESRLGAITGYVGNLNDLVSRSQNGTLNNRERCFSQSSSCNAGCALGQLSGIRDIAVINHAPSGCTAMAANINVTNSQMAAKRGIVNNTVFVGTDMNERDTVFGAAGSLGDIIREVYERYKPKAIFVGTSCASGIIGEDVDSVIEKSREEIPVPIAAVHCEGFRSRVWASGFDASDHAVLTSIVKPPLQKRNIINFKNFYESARNEITDIFANFGVKPVFLYQNSTVEELEHLSESLATVCICGTLGTYLGNGLEEKYGVPYIRTINPLGVTGFETWLRQIGKVIKKESEVENYIEGERKKYIPKIEKVKEELKGLRAVLGMGPGYTFEVARVLQELGIEVVWAASWHYDRKHDNNNLPPAASYLYKNSPDNIKLSVTEQQNYEVLNILNEYKPDIYFSRHPGTTVWAIKQGVPALCVNDEYMIFGYRGTLNFAYSVLDTIKNRSFEKNLASRVKLPYTDWWYKQKNSAFFKKYKAEKEKVK
- a CDS encoding nitrogenase component 1, coding for MSKILDQPRYKCAMAAMQTVHGITNAIPILHSGPGCAEKLERDFGSSGHFSSHIFPCTNISEKEVIFGGEKKLKETIENALKVVDADLYVVLTSCSSEIVGDDSEEIVKSFKNSEKPVIYASTPGFKGNNYLGHEWVVKAIIEQYLKPSDKKTKGLVNIWAGIPLHDPFWAGNLRELENLVSQLGLTPNTIFGYGRGIKNIDKIPEAEFNLLVSPWVGIENMELLKSKFGTPYFHYPVLPIGAFETSKFLRAVGEFAGIDGKKVEKIVNRNEEEYYYYIERFADVFLETRVMSKRFVVVSDSQYTLAVTKFLINDLGLFPSKQYIIDDAPLKYQDDIKGYFKELNDGIEAEVEFTTDGYKIDEEIRNTDYYGYPLIIGSSWEKKIASETKAHYITISWPVFERLIISSSYVGYNGGLRLLEDIYSVVLTRFN
- the nifH gene encoding nitrogenase iron protein — translated: MRQVAIYGKGGIGKSTTTQNLTAGLAELGKHVMVVGCDPKADSTRLLLGGLAQKTVLDTLREEGEDVDLDAILKTGFGNIKCVESGGPEPGVGCAGRGIITSINMLEQLGAYTDDLDYVFYDVLGDVVCGGFAMPIREGKAQEIYIVASGEMMAMYAANNISKGISKFANAGGVRLGGIICNSRKVDNEYELLDAFAKKLGSQLIYFVPRSPEVTKAEINKQTVIQYDPKAKQADEYRSLAKAIDGNDMFVIPKPMAQEELESIMLEHGLIG
- the nifB gene encoding nitrogenase cofactor biosynthesis protein NifB; its protein translation is MSIEAAKNIDSKTLQHPCYNCIAHKYARMHIPVAPKCNVSCNFCNRKYDCVNETRPGVTSEVLTPEGARDRFKVVKEKLNNLTVVGIAGPGDPLANFEETKRSIELIKEVSPNITFCLSTNGLMLPFYADELIKLGVSHITITINAVDPKIGGQIYKFVNYLGKKYEGEEAGRILLHNQLSGLKYITQKGIVSKVNIVLIKGINDNHVHDIVKMAKECGAYMTNIMPLIPVEGSVFQDRPTVNDFELNKIRKECGEDLKQMYHCKQCRADAIGTLEDDVSAEFRGIDLKGINKIDNKKIKFRFAVATKSGVSIDEHFGHATQLYIYDAINGKTTFVEKRNVDKFCSGVDECSGHDDRITRIVDAVSDCNAVLALRAGFEPINLLGSKGIKLFQMYDQIEKGIKHAVELLEKS
- a CDS encoding nitrogenase component 1; this encodes MSINVKSIEAPTRESRLKSITGYDGTIKDLVKKAQSGCLKNRERCFSQASNCSSGCAQGYLSSIVDAAIVNHGAVGCSADVIGETTGLKWGQNIRSWEKTNVKLINTNMTEDSTVFGGKNKLREGIREAYKRFNPKAIFITTSCASAIIGDDIKAIADEIESEIKIPVVPVLCEGFRSKIWASGFDSAFQALLTRIVKPPRKKRPELINMIQFSGSGRKYITEILSELGLVPQFGIPYSSIDEISRMSEAAATISVCGTLGSYFGNGLEQKYGVPYVKTIQPHGVAGMDSWLRELGKVVGKEKEVEDYIIKAKEEIKPELEKIREKLRGKKAVVGMGPSFSHNYVRVLNELGIEVVWGISWHFDQHYDHGSVPESSITLSNKDKDIPVSVCDGQNFEVLNLLNKIKPDLYISRHPGTTVWPSKMGIPSIMVADEYTAFGYKGIISFGHRIIDTLENNSLSEELSKRIKLPYKSWWFKQDAFKFLEGEAK